A single genomic interval of Litoreibacter ponti harbors:
- a CDS encoding alpha/beta hydrolase family protein has translation MIKKHRIIHDGLCADLYVPEGRPSIGTAVYLYGFPGSMGQTDPVQQLVKFGFSVLQPHFPGSYDSSGKCTPAACFEVLGKLEAMVQSGTLPNAKNGKHISGVEPISVLVGHSFGAYAALHGCSPLQEVREIFLLGPAIAFSSSLDGIGLNEDVDKQFSYIQKTRPFTYRLGGKGEWRELYSGSSDRDFEREAGKIERVFMVCGAADPYFNHELMEKNGEEIVRSVIRGDYEFFNKRVSGVAHGPAGLMQPALEMSGIT, from the coding sequence ATGATTAAGAAGCATAGGATCATTCACGATGGGCTCTGCGCAGACCTGTATGTTCCAGAGGGCCGCCCAAGTATTGGTACAGCGGTTTATCTGTATGGTTTTCCGGGAAGCATGGGCCAGACGGACCCGGTTCAGCAGCTTGTAAAGTTCGGTTTTTCTGTGTTGCAGCCACATTTTCCAGGCTCCTACGACAGTTCTGGTAAATGTACTCCGGCAGCTTGCTTTGAGGTCTTGGGTAAGTTGGAAGCGATGGTGCAATCCGGCACTCTACCGAATGCAAAAAATGGGAAACATATCTCTGGTGTTGAGCCTATAAGTGTTTTGGTTGGGCATAGTTTCGGAGCCTATGCGGCGCTCCATGGCTGCAGTCCCCTTCAAGAAGTGCGGGAGATATTCTTGCTCGGGCCAGCAATTGCCTTTTCGAGTAGCCTAGACGGCATTGGTCTGAACGAGGACGTAGATAAGCAATTTTCCTACATTCAGAAGACTAGACCGTTCACATATAGGTTGGGTGGAAAGGGCGAATGGAGGGAGTTATACTCTGGCTCTAGCGACCGCGATTTTGAGCGGGAAGCTGGGAAAATCGAAAGGGTTTTCATGGTTTGCGGTGCGGCGGATCCATATTTCAACCATGAGTTAATGGAAAAGAATGGAGAGGAAATTGTTCGTTCAGTGATCCGAGGAGATTATGAATTCTTTAATAAACGCGTTTCTGGTGTTGCTCATGGTCCAGCGGGCTTAATGCAGCCAGCACTGGAAATGAGCGGGATAACTTAA
- a CDS encoding lytic transglycosylase domain-containing protein → MRADGQLESKAPQTGFAQSYVDGIGATPPELIVFAAPEPEAPPPAPTRAVPRPEILAALESTAHRYGGHPALRSAGLSVSEWQALFQANIEIESAYRPNARSSAGAIGLGQLMPATAAQLGVDPHDWQANLDGSARYLLMMLAQFGTPELALAAYNAGPNAVERYGGIPPYRETQNHVRRVMTVRDRLIGAS, encoded by the coding sequence ATGCGGGCTGATGGCCAGCTGGAGAGCAAAGCCCCCCAAACAGGTTTTGCACAAAGCTATGTAGACGGGATAGGCGCAACCCCACCAGAACTGATCGTTTTCGCAGCTCCTGAGCCCGAAGCTCCGCCTCCCGCACCAACCCGCGCTGTTCCCCGCCCCGAAATCCTTGCAGCCCTTGAAAGCACCGCGCATCGCTATGGCGGGCACCCGGCATTGCGCAGCGCGGGTCTGTCTGTTTCCGAATGGCAGGCACTCTTCCAAGCTAATATCGAGATCGAAAGCGCCTATCGCCCGAATGCGCGCAGCTCCGCAGGCGCGATTGGCCTTGGACAGTTGATGCCTGCGACGGCCGCTCAGCTTGGCGTAGATCCGCATGACTGGCAGGCCAACCTGGATGGCTCTGCTCGTTACCTTCTCATGATGCTGGCACAGTTCGGCACGCCCGAACTCGCGCTTGCCGCCTATAACGCCGGACCGAACGCGGTCGAGCGCTATGGCGGCATCCCTCCCTACCGAGAAACCCAAAATCACGTGCGCCGAGTCATGACCGTGCGTGATCGACTGATTGGAGCCTCCTGA
- a CDS encoding TrbC/VirB2 family protein: MHTHFRTILSLALASLLIANPALAQSIDLSPVQNLLQGIVDTITGPLGIVIGTLALIGVFLSWLFGILDFRQALWVLVAIAGIAAAPTIVTAIWGA, encoded by the coding sequence ATGCACACACATTTCCGCACGATCCTGTCGCTGGCTCTGGCCAGTCTGCTGATTGCCAACCCCGCTCTTGCACAGAGTATCGATCTCTCGCCGGTGCAGAACCTTCTGCAAGGCATCGTCGACACGATCACCGGCCCATTGGGCATTGTGATCGGCACCTTAGCCCTCATCGGTGTGTTCCTCTCCTGGCTCTTCGGCATTCTGGATTTCCGCCAGGCTCTCTGGGTCCTGGTCGCTATCGCAGGAATTGCGGCCGCACCGACCATCGTGACCGCAATCTGGGGCGCGTAA
- a CDS encoding type IV secretion system protein VirB3, protein MATQTRLFLGLIRPPKLIGLPIMYAMVWLFGFVLLFLWVQSWPVILIAALAYPALWKAADWDPAFLEVMVTALQETPPTPNRKIHSGDSYAP, encoded by the coding sequence ATGGCAACGCAAACCCGCCTCTTCCTGGGCCTGATCCGGCCACCGAAGCTCATTGGCTTGCCAATCATGTATGCCATGGTCTGGCTCTTCGGGTTTGTGTTGCTGTTTCTGTGGGTCCAGAGCTGGCCGGTGATCCTTATCGCCGCTCTGGCCTATCCCGCGCTGTGGAAAGCCGCTGACTGGGATCCGGCCTTTCTTGAGGTGATGGTCACAGCGCTGCAGGAAACGCCGCCCACCCCGAACCGCAAGATCCATTCGGGGGACAGCTATGCTCCATGA
- a CDS encoding type IV secretion system protein B4, whose product MLHDPSDDLAMLPDWARNERPMASMLPYVSLVNDVTIRTRGNALFQCICLDGVNSMTSDDAHLEKIRALFAAIIAQIGSDYSFYVHKVSKAIETALPPVPNEGFAQELDTRWQTAMTRAGLRDKTLTLTVLKRPPLGARLRLKRSDAIAQLKDQTAKQLRKLEEVVGFLLSSFAEMNPRLLGAESGELLGFLGALNIGQERPLFAKSRYGIIAEDVANTRVTFQGRGFTLDDGTAGKRFGTSFAIKTYPAKTNCTMFDELNLPVDMVVTHSFTPINSNIMASRIKRQQRLMKASDDGAISLAEELVDALDDLESKRLSFGDHHMTVTVFAETEEKLEAIAAEVRNIAASEGVNLVNESFAARTHYFAQHPGNGQMRSRKAAITNTNFADLAALHRGQLGKPGHKVPWGKPITLFPTPERSGFLFNYHETGQPDKEPTGGHTLILGRPGSGKSVLSAFLMTQARRCDARVFVFDYRAGMEMAVRANGGRYSAIKAGEATGLNPLRTEIDGRGQAWLSDWLATLLHRTDKPLSPVQINRIQEVTRQNAGASDAALRNWQDLASLFVAGADEGDLFERIQEWTADGRFGWIFGQSSEDTFSLDGDVVGFDLTGILDSESEKERMAVLSYLFRRVERVIEDRKPTLIIIDEAWKALDNPYFADRLSNWLVTARKQNAVVVMMTQYASQLEKTRTGKTIVEAVPTQLLLPNIRASASDYTMLGLSEKELSVLLGTGSNSRLALVRDDQGSVVIDADLNALGPYLTILGGMEKGEALVGADYRQNPEFWRQIDV is encoded by the coding sequence ATGCTCCATGACCCTTCGGATGACCTTGCCATGCTGCCAGACTGGGCGCGCAATGAGCGGCCGATGGCCAGCATGCTGCCCTATGTCAGCCTCGTGAATGACGTGACGATCCGCACGCGCGGCAATGCGTTGTTCCAATGCATCTGCCTCGATGGGGTCAACAGCATGACCAGCGATGACGCGCATCTGGAGAAGATCCGCGCGCTCTTCGCCGCGATCATCGCGCAGATCGGGTCAGACTACAGTTTCTACGTCCACAAGGTCTCAAAAGCGATTGAGACCGCCTTACCACCGGTGCCAAATGAAGGGTTTGCGCAAGAGTTGGATACCCGCTGGCAAACGGCGATGACGCGGGCGGGTCTGCGGGACAAGACGCTCACACTCACCGTGCTGAAACGTCCTCCCCTCGGCGCACGGCTGCGCCTGAAGCGCTCAGACGCGATCGCTCAGCTGAAAGACCAGACGGCAAAGCAGCTGCGCAAACTCGAGGAAGTCGTTGGGTTTCTGCTCTCATCCTTCGCGGAGATGAACCCGCGCCTGCTTGGGGCTGAGAGCGGCGAACTGCTCGGGTTCCTCGGAGCGCTCAATATTGGCCAGGAGCGTCCGCTCTTCGCAAAATCCCGCTATGGCATCATTGCCGAGGATGTGGCCAATACCCGTGTCACCTTTCAGGGACGAGGTTTTACGCTCGACGATGGGACGGCGGGCAAGCGGTTTGGCACCAGTTTCGCGATCAAGACCTATCCAGCCAAAACCAACTGCACCATGTTCGATGAGCTAAACCTGCCTGTCGACATGGTGGTCACGCACTCTTTCACACCGATCAACAGCAACATCATGGCCAGCCGGATCAAGCGGCAACAGCGCCTGATGAAGGCCAGCGATGATGGCGCGATTTCTCTTGCTGAAGAACTGGTCGACGCGCTGGACGATCTGGAATCCAAACGGCTCAGCTTTGGCGATCATCACATGACGGTCACGGTTTTCGCCGAGACCGAGGAAAAGCTGGAGGCTATCGCGGCCGAAGTGCGAAACATCGCAGCCAGTGAAGGCGTCAATCTGGTCAACGAGAGCTTTGCGGCTCGGACCCATTATTTCGCGCAGCATCCGGGCAATGGGCAGATGCGCAGCCGTAAGGCCGCCATCACCAATACGAACTTTGCCGACCTCGCAGCGCTTCATCGCGGACAACTGGGCAAACCCGGACACAAAGTGCCTTGGGGCAAACCGATTACCCTGTTCCCGACGCCTGAACGCTCGGGCTTCCTGTTCAACTATCATGAGACGGGTCAGCCGGACAAAGAGCCAACCGGTGGACATACCTTGATCCTCGGCCGCCCTGGCTCTGGCAAGTCGGTGTTGTCTGCATTCCTCATGACCCAAGCCCGGCGCTGCGACGCGCGCGTCTTTGTCTTCGACTATCGCGCGGGCATGGAAATGGCGGTGCGGGCCAATGGCGGGCGGTACAGCGCTATCAAGGCAGGAGAAGCGACAGGTCTCAACCCGCTGCGCACCGAAATCGATGGGCGCGGGCAAGCCTGGCTTTCCGATTGGCTGGCCACGCTGCTGCATCGCACCGACAAACCCCTGAGCCCGGTTCAGATCAACCGCATTCAAGAGGTGACGCGCCAGAACGCCGGGGCGAGCGATGCCGCGTTGCGCAACTGGCAGGATTTGGCCTCACTCTTTGTGGCCGGGGCAGATGAAGGGGATCTGTTCGAGCGGATCCAGGAATGGACCGCAGATGGCCGCTTTGGCTGGATTTTCGGGCAAAGCTCTGAGGATACCTTCTCGCTCGACGGCGATGTCGTGGGGTTCGACCTAACCGGAATTCTCGACAGCGAAAGCGAGAAAGAACGCATGGCGGTCCTGTCATATTTGTTTCGGCGGGTGGAGCGTGTGATCGAGGATCGCAAACCGACGCTGATCATCATCGATGAGGCCTGGAAGGCGCTCGACAACCCGTATTTCGCAGACCGGCTCAGCAACTGGTTGGTCACAGCGCGCAAACAAAACGCGGTCGTCGTAATGATGACCCAATACGCAAGCCAGCTTGAGAAAACCCGCACCGGCAAGACGATTGTCGAGGCCGTGCCGACGCAACTCTTGCTTCCCAATATCCGCGCCTCGGCAAGCGACTACACCATGCTGGGCCTTTCAGAGAAAGAGCTCAGCGTTCTGCTTGGCACAGGCAGTAACTCCCGCTTGGCCTTGGTGCGCGACGATCAAGGCTCCGTCGTTATCGATGCCGATCTCAACGCCCTTGGCCCATACCTCACGATCCTTGGCGGCATGGAAAAAGGCGAAGCGCTGGTGGGCGCGGATTACCGCCAGAACCCCGAATTTTGGAGACAGATTGATGTGTAG
- a CDS encoding lytic transglycosylase domain-containing protein, which produces MNSFRPHILAGLLSLAAPLAFAQGVPTFDAGMFLQRERVLQQGEQDLALQRDRLTKEEELEELEQEQLQALEDILDASTLASGNSGALIASLEAGSSPESAAETLYGPVDPNPGAAQMFGDASGSIEELIIRAAQETHHMSGVRAAGLSPKQWRCLLQALIWQESRFTIGARSPVGAFGLTQIMPGTAQDLGIYPAYYENPYIQVTGGARYLAQMLAMFDGNIIHGLAAYNAGPGNVQRYGGVPPFAETQHYVQVIPERYNLYLARVGGVDALGTIDPVLLANSTMSLNSFGAGVYGDFSLVSVQAAALRVQDIITRIGETDDIHAAMSLNTYARAELARLLAIRTRLKAAHTRPLSAAELALAAAQVREQDFMHFDLEALR; this is translated from the coding sequence GTGAATAGTTTTCGCCCGCATATCCTAGCGGGCTTGTTGTCGCTTGCCGCGCCATTGGCCTTTGCCCAAGGTGTGCCAACCTTCGATGCGGGCATGTTCCTGCAGCGTGAGCGCGTGTTGCAGCAGGGCGAACAAGATCTGGCGCTCCAGCGGGATCGGTTGACCAAAGAAGAAGAGCTTGAAGAGCTGGAACAAGAACAACTTCAAGCGCTGGAAGACATTCTTGATGCCTCGACGCTTGCCAGCGGGAACTCAGGCGCGCTGATCGCGAGCTTGGAAGCTGGTTCATCACCTGAAAGCGCCGCAGAGACGCTTTACGGCCCGGTTGACCCAAACCCCGGCGCAGCCCAAATGTTCGGCGATGCTTCCGGCTCGATCGAAGAGCTGATCATTCGCGCGGCTCAGGAAACGCACCATATGTCCGGCGTGCGTGCGGCGGGTCTCTCGCCCAAGCAATGGCGCTGCCTGTTGCAGGCGCTGATCTGGCAAGAAAGCCGTTTCACCATCGGCGCGCGCTCGCCTGTTGGTGCATTTGGCCTGACCCAGATCATGCCTGGCACGGCGCAGGATCTCGGGATATATCCAGCCTATTACGAAAACCCCTACATCCAGGTCACCGGCGGCGCGCGCTACCTGGCTCAGATGCTGGCCATGTTTGACGGCAACATCATTCACGGGCTGGCCGCCTACAATGCCGGTCCTGGCAATGTGCAGCGCTACGGCGGCGTGCCGCCCTTTGCCGAAACCCAGCACTACGTTCAGGTGATCCCCGAACGCTACAATCTCTACCTTGCACGCGTCGGCGGTGTTGATGCACTCGGCACAATTGATCCGGTTCTGCTCGCCAACTCCACCATGAGCCTGAACTCGTTCGGCGCAGGCGTCTATGGCGACTTCTCCTTGGTCTCGGTGCAAGCGGCTGCGCTGCGCGTGCAGGACATCATCACCCGCATTGGTGAGACCGACGACATTCACGCGGCCATGTCGCTCAATACCTACGCGCGGGCCGAGCTCGCTCGCCTGCTCGCAATTCGCACGCGCCTCAAGGCCGCTCATACCCGCCCGCTCAGCGCGGCAGAGCTGGCTTTGGCAGCCGCCCAGGTGCGCGAACAAGACTTCATGCACTTTGATCTGGAGGCTCTCCGATGA
- a CDS encoding type IV secretion system protein: MIRFLSTVATCALLVASPLFAQGVPTVDTRNIAQEIRQLQQMLEDFGIQTDQLDTLLEQLDLVQQQLDTLNETYAALTGATDIIEMAMGGDLDGLLDQEFGDLLGTIRQIQSGDFSGLIGNAAPQMEGRMTQALEDAGFDQDTLSDMASSGNPGAERIASQAGTGAVMSAAAENSYDEAAQSLERVEQLVSLIPDMETLKEAVDHNTRVTAELAIAMTRMWELEAIQTVGAGQSGVVDAATLAEERRYMDFTLPDLRAD; this comes from the coding sequence ATGATCCGCTTTCTTTCTACCGTTGCCACCTGCGCGTTGCTGGTTGCCTCACCCCTGTTTGCCCAAGGCGTTCCCACGGTCGACACACGCAACATCGCGCAGGAAATTCGCCAGCTGCAGCAAATGCTGGAGGATTTTGGGATCCAGACCGACCAGCTCGACACGCTTCTCGAACAGCTCGATCTGGTGCAGCAGCAACTCGACACGCTTAATGAGACCTACGCAGCCCTGACCGGCGCGACGGATATCATTGAAATGGCCATGGGTGGTGATCTCGATGGGCTTCTCGATCAGGAATTCGGCGACCTCCTTGGCACCATCCGGCAAATCCAAAGCGGCGATTTCAGCGGCCTCATCGGCAACGCGGCCCCTCAGATGGAAGGGCGCATGACGCAAGCTCTGGAGGATGCAGGCTTTGACCAAGATACCCTTTCTGACATGGCCAGCAGCGGCAATCCAGGGGCGGAACGCATCGCTAGCCAGGCGGGCACCGGGGCGGTGATGTCGGCAGCGGCTGAAAACAGCTATGACGAGGCCGCGCAATCCTTGGAACGGGTCGAGCAGCTGGTCTCGCTAATCCCCGACATGGAAACGCTCAAGGAAGCCGTCGATCACAACACCCGCGTCACGGCCGAGCTGGCGATTGCCATGACGCGCATGTGGGAGCTCGAAGCTATTCAGACCGTCGGTGCGGGCCAATCCGGCGTCGTGGATGCCGCCACCCTGGCCGAAGAGCGCCGCTATATGGACTTCACCCTGCCAGACCTGCGCGCGGACTGA
- a CDS encoding virB8 family protein translates to MNSEAEIIEEELVYGARRRELMWQKLGLTGMAFGMAGCLAAALVALFDADPPPMIVPFDSETGMALPNAVVEAVSLTERPAIIEAQVYRYVIDRETYNQLDNDVRVRRVLDQSDGAAAAGLRALWTSGHEAYPPDSYGADARLEVEVLSITHISANRAQVRLRKRLNSPRGSQNGLFTATLMFEFRPENSRSIDDVWQNPFGFTVTEYAIRSDRLE, encoded by the coding sequence ATGAACAGTGAGGCAGAAATTATCGAAGAAGAGCTCGTCTACGGCGCACGACGACGAGAGCTCATGTGGCAGAAGCTGGGGCTGACAGGCATGGCGTTTGGCATGGCAGGTTGCCTAGCTGCTGCCCTTGTCGCCCTGTTCGACGCGGACCCGCCGCCCATGATCGTGCCTTTTGATAGCGAAACCGGCATGGCCCTCCCCAATGCCGTGGTTGAAGCGGTCTCACTCACGGAACGCCCCGCTATCATCGAGGCACAGGTCTACCGCTATGTCATTGATCGAGAGACATACAATCAGCTCGACAATGACGTGCGGGTGCGGCGGGTCCTGGACCAGTCGGACGGTGCGGCCGCCGCAGGGCTGCGCGCGCTTTGGACCAGCGGCCATGAGGCCTATCCACCGGACAGCTATGGCGCAGATGCCCGGCTTGAGGTTGAGGTTCTGTCGATCACTCATATCAGCGCCAACCGTGCCCAAGTGCGTCTTCGCAAGCGGCTCAACTCGCCGCGCGGCTCTCAAAACGGGCTCTTCACCGCAACGTTGATGTTTGAGTTTCGGCCCGAGAATAGCCGGTCGATCGACGACGTCTGGCAGAACCCTTTCGGCTTCACTGTCACCGAATACGCGATCCGCTCGGATCGTCTGGAGTAA
- a CDS encoding TrbG/VirB9 family P-type conjugative transfer protein, protein MRRLFLILVFIVPLAGTAFAETQPRQGPYDARVRLATYQDGQVYRIRTSLTHVTSIEFGQGETIRSIIAGDTEGFLLDGVPGGQAFAIKPVTSGAHTNITVYTNRRSYYFNVTEASSPTFYVIRFTYPEAAPQQSRVAASQPANHAYGVSARSEITPREIWDDGTFTYFRFAANAPLPAIFRWSGGNERSVNALVRPDGVIRVSGVSDRWVLRLGEDEICVQEMSEANHDE, encoded by the coding sequence ATGCGTCGCCTGTTCCTGATCCTCGTCTTCATTGTTCCGCTTGCTGGCACCGCCTTTGCCGAAACGCAGCCACGACAAGGCCCCTATGATGCCCGCGTCCGGCTGGCCACCTATCAGGATGGACAGGTCTACCGCATCCGCACCAGCTTAACCCATGTGACCAGCATCGAGTTTGGCCAGGGCGAGACCATCCGCTCGATCATTGCGGGCGACACTGAAGGCTTCCTTTTGGACGGCGTGCCCGGCGGCCAGGCCTTTGCGATCAAGCCTGTCACGAGCGGAGCGCATACCAACATCACCGTCTACACCAACCGGCGCAGCTATTATTTCAACGTCACCGAGGCGAGTTCGCCGACCTTCTATGTCATCCGCTTTACCTATCCCGAGGCGGCCCCTCAACAATCGCGTGTAGCCGCAAGCCAGCCTGCAAACCACGCCTACGGCGTCAGCGCACGATCCGAGATCACCCCGCGCGAAATCTGGGACGACGGAACTTTCACCTATTTCCGCTTCGCCGCAAACGCGCCGCTACCCGCGATCTTTCGCTGGTCCGGTGGCAATGAGCGCAGCGTGAATGCGCTCGTGCGGCCAGACGGTGTGATCCGCGTGTCAGGTGTCAGCGATCGATGGGTCCTCAGGCTCGGCGAGGACGAGATTTGCGTCCAAGAGATGAGCGAGGCAAACCACGATGAGTGA
- a CDS encoding TrbI/VirB10 family protein, translating to MSETAELKKRLEALEGKPQNPKARPSLITVALGIGAIAALGGLLLLFSGGSEPESLETASPDEFQAAGPGFGDLEPTPAPIDASPLPAESEPDSETDELRAQMDAMREELETLRNAPVAEAPTVDLEALDSLGAEINALRSEAAATQAALREELEERARQIQRLQNDLELARLETPRTPAPTGHTAEELRLQELERRRQAELEELQARIASPIIAFGGSGTGNAETAAQQRRLDGDTDFVRNGAEPAEVAQAQLIVNPSNTVVQGTMIQAVLETAIDSSLAGQVRAMVSEDVHAYDGSRILIPRGARLIGRYQSGLDIAQQRVTIAWDRIILPSNQTVEISAFGGDELGRSGTTGFVDSRFGTRFGSAALISLIGALPAVAAQNTEDEITSDVLEGIGEDLQDSAQSVIGEYLSVSPVIYVDHGARVTVMVDRDLEIF from the coding sequence ATGAGTGAAACAGCTGAGCTTAAGAAACGCCTCGAAGCGCTTGAAGGAAAACCACAAAACCCAAAGGCGCGTCCGTCTTTAATCACCGTTGCGCTCGGCATTGGGGCAATCGCCGCCCTTGGCGGCCTCTTGCTGCTGTTCTCTGGCGGCTCTGAACCCGAAAGCCTGGAAACAGCCTCACCGGATGAATTCCAAGCGGCCGGTCCGGGGTTTGGAGACCTTGAACCAACCCCTGCACCGATTGACGCATCGCCACTTCCAGCAGAGTCAGAACCAGACAGCGAAACAGACGAGCTGCGCGCGCAAATGGACGCCATGCGGGAAGAACTTGAAACCCTGCGCAACGCACCTGTTGCTGAAGCCCCAACTGTCGACCTCGAGGCATTGGATTCCCTGGGCGCAGAGATCAATGCCCTGCGCAGTGAGGCAGCTGCAACACAGGCCGCCCTGCGCGAGGAATTGGAAGAACGTGCACGACAAATCCAGCGACTGCAGAATGATCTGGAACTTGCGCGCCTGGAAACCCCGCGCACGCCCGCTCCAACCGGCCACACGGCCGAAGAGCTGCGTCTTCAAGAGCTCGAGCGGCGGCGGCAAGCCGAACTTGAGGAACTTCAAGCCCGTATTGCTAGCCCAATCATCGCCTTTGGCGGTTCGGGCACCGGCAATGCAGAGACCGCCGCGCAGCAGCGGCGGCTTGATGGCGACACAGACTTTGTCCGCAATGGCGCTGAACCCGCTGAGGTGGCGCAGGCCCAGTTGATCGTGAACCCGTCAAACACCGTTGTTCAGGGCACGATGATCCAGGCCGTGCTGGAGACCGCAATCGACAGCTCGCTCGCCGGTCAGGTCCGCGCGATGGTATCGGAAGATGTCCATGCGTATGACGGCTCGCGAATCCTGATCCCACGCGGAGCGCGGCTGATTGGACGGTATCAATCTGGCCTCGATATCGCACAGCAACGCGTGACGATCGCCTGGGACAGGATCATTCTACCCAGCAACCAAACCGTTGAAATCAGCGCATTCGGTGGCGACGAACTGGGGCGCTCCGGCACAACTGGTTTCGTCGACAGCCGCTTTGGCACGCGGTTCGGGTCAGCCGCCCTAATATCGCTGATCGGAGCCTTGCCCGCCGTGGCAGCCCAGAACACCGAAGATGAGATCACCTCAGATGTGCTAGAGGGTATTGGCGAAGACCTGCAAGACAGCGCTCAAAGCGTGATTGGCGAATATCTCTCCGTCTCGCCCGTGATCTATGTGGATCATGGTGCCCGCGTCACCGTGATGGTCGACCGCGATTTGGAGATTTTCTGA
- a CDS encoding ATPase, T2SS/T4P/T4SS family yields MAASYLQSSMDKILEARDPKLIELCINPDGTLWAEFQGDHFMRRVSRQLSQNEIKDLGNQIASAANTTLSRTKPIVSVSITYRDRPIRAQVIQPPAVDGGYAISLRFFADLPLDQIKLSYLFGKERSNESARRQRNAELRDVVATGDIDAAIKFCVTHKLNMIVSGGTSTGKTVTARKILSFVPADERIVTIEEAAELRPTQPNTVTLMSDRDEATRSADVLLTSTLRMRPDRIVLGEVRGKEAMTFLEAINTGHGGSLTTLHAETPQLAVQRLAIAALKTDVPMTYQDMNDYITRSIDVIIQAGRHEGTRGITEFYLPIDPAHSKETAHV; encoded by the coding sequence ATGGCGGCCAGCTATCTGCAAAGCTCAATGGACAAGATCCTCGAAGCGCGCGATCCAAAGCTGATCGAGCTTTGTATCAACCCTGACGGCACGCTTTGGGCCGAGTTTCAGGGGGATCACTTTATGCGGCGCGTCAGTCGACAGCTCTCGCAGAACGAGATCAAGGACTTGGGTAATCAGATTGCGTCCGCCGCGAACACCACGCTCAGCCGGACCAAGCCTATCGTCTCGGTCAGCATCACCTATCGCGACCGCCCGATCCGCGCGCAAGTCATCCAGCCCCCCGCTGTCGATGGCGGTTACGCGATTTCGCTGCGGTTCTTTGCGGACCTGCCATTGGATCAGATCAAGCTGTCCTACCTGTTCGGAAAAGAGCGCAGCAATGAGAGCGCAAGGCGACAACGCAATGCCGAGCTGCGAGATGTCGTGGCCACCGGCGACATCGACGCCGCGATCAAGTTCTGCGTCACTCACAAGCTCAACATGATCGTTTCCGGCGGGACCTCGACCGGCAAGACCGTCACGGCGCGCAAGATCCTCTCCTTCGTGCCTGCCGACGAGCGCATCGTTACCATCGAAGAGGCCGCTGAGTTGCGTCCGACGCAACCCAATACCGTCACGCTAATGTCTGATCGCGATGAAGCCACGCGCAGCGCTGATGTCCTGCTGACTTCCACCCTGCGCATGCGCCCGGACCGTATTGTCCTGGGCGAAGTGCGTGGAAAAGAAGCTATGACCTTCCTTGAGGCTATCAACACAGGTCATGGTGGCTCACTCACCACGCTGCACGCCGAAACACCGCAACTGGCTGTTCAACGCTTAGCGATCGCCGCCCTGAAAACCGATGTGCCCATGACATACCAGGACATGAACGACTACATCACTCGCTCGATCGATGTGATTATCCAGGCCGGTCGCCATGAAGGCACGCGCGGCATCACCGAATTCTACCTGCCGATTGATCCGGCCCATTCGAAGGAAACAGCCCATGTTTGA
- a CDS encoding DUF4177 domain-containing protein — translation MFEYKIEQINTAKTKPPKIEAQLTALGQDGWELVSVMPDFDGEHILKAFLKRDIWRVKPTEKA, via the coding sequence ATGTTTGAATACAAGATTGAACAGATCAACACCGCCAAAACCAAGCCACCGAAGATCGAAGCGCAGCTGACCGCTCTTGGCCAGGATGGTTGGGAGTTGGTCTCCGTCATGCCGGATTTCGATGGCGAACACATCCTGAAGGCTTTCCTGAAACGCGACATCTGGCGTGTCAAACCGACCGAGAAAGCATAG